Proteins from a genomic interval of Oreochromis aureus strain Israel breed Guangdong linkage group 6, ZZ_aureus, whole genome shotgun sequence:
- the LOC116317083 gene encoding tubulin beta-4B chain-like, giving the protein MREIVHLQAGQCGNQIGAKFWEVISDEHGIDPTGTYHGDSDLQLDRINVYYNEASGGKYVPRAILVDLEPGTMDSVRSGPFGQIFRPDNFVFGQSGAGNNWAKGHYTEGAELVDSVLDVVRKEAESCDCLQGFQLTHSLGGGTGSGMGTLLISKIREEYPDRIMNTFSVVPSPKVSDTVVEPYNATLSVHQLVENTDETYCIDNEALYDICFRTLKLTTPTYGDLNHLVSATMSGVTTCLRFPGQLNADLRKLAVNMVPFPRLHFFMPGFAPLTSRGSQQYRALSVPELTQQMFDAKNMMAACDPRHGRYLTVAAVFRGRMSMKEVDEQMLNVQNKNSSYFVEWIPNNVKTAVCDIPPRGLKMAATFIGNSTAIQELFKRISEQFTAMFRRKAFLHWYTGEGMDEMEFTEAESNMNDLVSEYQQYQDATAEEGEFEEEGEEEVA; this is encoded by the exons ATGCGTGAGATTGTGCACCTGCAGGCCGGGCAGTGCGGGAACCAGATTGGAGCCAAG TTCTGGGAGGTGATCAGTGATGAGCACGGCATCGACCCAACAGGAACCTACCACGGAGACAGTGACCTGCAGCTGGATAGAATCAACGTCTACTACAATGAAGCTTCAG GTGGAAAATATGTGCCTAGGGCCATCTTAGTAGATCTGGAGCCAGGCACTATGGACTCTGTCCGCTCTGGGCCTTTCGGACAGATCTTCAGGCCAGACAACTTTGTCTTTG GTCAGAGTGGAGCGGGTAATAACTGGGCGAAGGGCCACTACACGGAGGGAGCCGAGCTGGTGGACtctgttctggatgtggtgagAAAGGAGGCTGAGAGCTGCGACTGCCTTCAGGGCTTCCAGCTCACACACTCTCTGGGTGGCGGTACTGGCTCTGGTATGGGAACTCTGCTAATCAGCAAGATCCGTGAGGAGTATCCAGATCGTATCATGAACACCTTCAGTGTGGTGCCCTCTCCTAAG GTGTCAGACACAGTGGTGGAGCCCTACAACGCCACACTGTCTGTCCACCAGCTGGTTGAAAACACAGATGAGACTTACTGCATTGACAACGAGGCCCTGTATGACATCTGCTTCCGCACCCTCAAGCTCACCACTCCCACTTACGGAGACCTCAACCACCTGGTCTCCGCCACCATGAGTGGGGTCACGACTTGCCTCCGTTTCCCCGGTCAGCTCAATGCTGACCTCCGCAAGCTGGCTGTCAACATGGTTCCCTTCCCTCGTCTGCACTTCTTCATGCCCGGCTTTGCTCCACTCACCAGCAGGGGTAGCCAGCAGTACAGAGCCCTCTCTGTGCCCGAACTCACTCAGCAGATGTTCGATGCCAAGAACATGATGGCCGCCTGCGACCCACGCCACGGCCGCTACCTCACCGTGGCCGCTGTGTTCCGTGGGCGCATGTCCATGAAGGAGGTGGATGAGCAGATGCTGAATGTGCAGAATAAAAACAGCAGCTACTTCGTGGAGTGGATCCCCAACAACGTCAAGACAGCCGTGTGCGACATCCCACCCCGTGGCCTCAAGATGGCTGCGACCTTTATCGGCAACAGCACTGCTATCCAGGAGCTGTTCAAACGCATCTCTGAGCAGTTCACGGCCATGTTCCGCCGCAAGGCCTTCCTCCACTGGTACACCGGCGAGGGTATGGATGAGATGGAGTTCACTGAAGCGGAGAGCAACATGAACGACTTGGTGTCCGAGTACCAGCAGTACCAGGATGCTACAGCCGAGGAGGGAGAGTttgaggaggagggagaggaggaggtggcCTAA